A DNA window from Drosophila sechellia strain sech25 chromosome X, ASM438219v1, whole genome shotgun sequence contains the following coding sequences:
- the LOC6619757 gene encoding chromobox protein homolog 1: MAEFSVERVEDKRTVNGRTEYYLKWKGYPRSENTWEPVENLDCPDLIANFEESLKNNKKESKKRLSTSSTPESIRSKRKSFLEDDTEEQKKLIGFERGLEASKILGATDSSGHLMFLMKWKGSDHADLVPAKLANTRCPQVVIQFYEERLTWHTGSGNGNGNTNSVNLGSSGGLGSVGGSGAGDDTAPGSVGTTGGGSNVDGGDEEDPEPASPIGSINQDENIKPDESSELDNGQPDADD, from the coding sequence ATGGCCGAATTCTCAGTGGAACGCGTAGAGGACAAGCGAACGGTGAACGGACGAACGGAATACTATCTAAAGTGGAAGGGCTATCCGCGCAGCGAAAACACCTGGGAGCCGGTGGAGAATCTCGACTGTCCAGACCTGATAGCCAACTTCGAGGAGTCgctgaagaacaacaagaaGGAGTCGAAGAAACGCCTGTCCACCTCCTCCACGCCCGAATCCATACGCAGCAAGCGCAAGAGCTTCCTGGAGGACGATACCGAGGAGCAGAAGAAGCTGATCGGCTTCGAGCGCGGTCTGGAGGCATCAAAGATACTGGGCGCCACCGACTCATCCGGGCACCTGATGTTCCTCATGAAGTGGAAGGGCAGCGATCACGCCGACCTCGTGCCCGCCAAGCTAGCCAACACTCGATGCCCCCAGGTGGTCATACAGTTCTATGAGGAGCGCCTCACCTGGCACACGGGCAGCGGCAATGGTAATGGTAATACGAATTCCGTCAATTTGGGATCATCCGGTGGCCTGGGCTCCGTCGGCGGTAGTGGGGCCGGCGATGATACTGCTCCCGGCAGCGTTGGCACCACCGGCGGCGGCAGCAATGTCGATGGCGGTGACGAGGAGGATCCCGAGCCGGCCAGCCCCATTGGCAGCATCAATCAGGACGAGAATATCAAGCCGGACGAGAGTAGTGAGCTGGACAACGGACAGCCGGATGCGGATGACTAG
- the LOC6619758 gene encoding anaphase-promoting complex subunit 4 isoform X2, with product MAQTSSMKLLGARNMSCIVERMEWNNKMDLIAYGTEKGEVVIQRLNWQKIVTFPTPGEDVRVRSLSWQMDETLLAVGYSNGKVALLDAESGTIISGLIYEDDIKKVYFSKAINSKENLGTYTCNVKDKHRKFLPKLQPMTNIDPCLKTLDQKSFPKGSPCFLVVIMRSGKVHLLLLGALQAGSIDLTQHILHPQEFDVYDVRMNGDCNAIYALLRDGQELILLHFQNQVLQDCMAPMLELATHCAHILETKNYINDTQQCLTEAWETVQLEMDNKLTRYANSQPYGVISAHFLELHVFGFATFEVEEFLTLSEKGFKKIANSVDLSLSNLQSLVFKQLNGAAINMFYFLNTIAGFGRMSHFFESLISPDVANEAMRACGAFVLKVHELQRTIDTLAYDMKLFHAWMIFTILRLSHQEIPDDLVLTEEENIAMADFICAMEPELDDRSDDEDELDSQSETPPPARSKFNLERVGQYLDNAYLTQPYPRDPTQLWEEMVTENECLSHCKLFVPHDTNLSLVQQRDKMFNAIDAVFHKPTESISGSFKVSSTVICNDLPPMEPGEDLRDKDIVTCSYYVNEAARSDMLACTISGQEAMILEFSRAGDDSVRCTRITLEPGLFTTSVPEDFCYLRFVDLQFYNESSLSILAQSINAGPGMRPHSFFIQFSLTAALNYSTQHRMGPLVKLSETTMSQSIHDIVDGAAFKGLDGFSDMLAVSGSRKVATVLSDRKRKMTIFEMEIEEEEDDTEMSQASFLDISKESVLAGVPDAEKQEA from the exons ATGGCACAAACGAGCTCCATGAAGTTGCTGGGCGCCCGCAACATGTCCTGCATTGTGGAGCGCATGGAGTGGAACAACAAGATGGATCTAATTGCCTACGGAACGGAAAAGG GTGAGGTGGTCATCCAGCGTCTGAACTGGCAGAAGATTGTCACATTTCCCACGCCCGGCGAGGATGTGCGGGTGCGTTCGCTCAGCTGGCAAATGGACGAGACACTACTGGCGGTTGGCTACAGCAACGGCAAGGTGGCGCTACTGGACGCCGAGAGCGGAACGATCATATCAGGCCTCATTTACGAGGACGACATCAAGAAGGTCTACTTCAGCAAGGCCATCAACTCGAAGGAGAACCTAG GAACGTACACATGTAATGTCAAGGATAAACACCGAAAGTTCCTGCCCAAGCTGCAGCCAATGACCAATATTGATCCATGCCTGAAAACCCTGGACCAAAAGTCCTTTCCAAAGGGATCGCCTTGCTTTCTGGTGGTGATAATGCGCAGCGGCAAAGTGCACCTACTGCTTCTGGGAGCCCTGCAGGCGGGCAGCATCGATCTCACCCAGCACATTCTGCATCCGCAGGAGTTCGATGTGTACGATGTGAGGATGAACGGAGACTGTAATGCCATTTATGCGCTTTTGCGGGACGGTCAGGAGCTGATATTGCTGCACTTTCAAAACCAGGTGCTGCAGGATTGCATGGCACCCATGCTGGAGCTGGCAACGCATTGTGCCCACATCCTGGAAACGAAGAA CTATATTAATGACACGCAACAATGTTTGACGGAGGCATGGGAGACCGTGCAGTTGGAAATGGACAATAAGCTGACCAGGTACGCCAATTCCCAGCCGTACGGAGTGATATCTGCGCATTTTTTGGAGCTGCACGTCTTTGGATTCGCTACCTTCGAGGTAGaagagttttt GACTCTTTCCGAGAAGGGGTTTAAGAAGATTGCCAACTCGGTGGACCTCAGTCTAAGCAATCTGCAGAGCCTAGTGTTCAAGCAACTGAATGGAGCCGCCATCAACATGTTCTATTTCCTCAACACAATTGCGGGATTCGGTCGCATGTCGCACTTCTTTGAG TCCCTAATATCTCCGGATGTGGCCAACGAAGCGATGCGAGCTTGTGGAGCATTTGTGCTCAAAGTACACGAGCTGCAGCGAACAATCGACACGTTGGCGTACGACATGAAGCTCTTTCACGCCTGGATGATATTCACAATACTCCGGCTGTCGCATCAAGAGATTCCCGATGACCTGGTGCTAACCGAGGAGGAGAACATTGCCATGGCCGACTTCATCTGCGCCATGGAACCGGAATTGGACGATCGCAGCGATGATGAGGATGAACTGGATTCGCAATCCGAAACGCCACCGCCCGCGCGcagcaaattcaatttggaaCGGGTGGGCCAGTATCTGGACAATGCCTACCTCACACAGCCCTATCCCAGGGATCCAACCCAGCTGTGGGAGGAGATGGTAACCGAAAACGAATGCCTCAGCCACTGTAAACTGTTTGTCCCCCACGACACGAACCTGTCGCTTGTGCAGCAGCGCGACAAGATGTTCAATGCCATCGATGCCGTATTCCACAAGCCAACGGAGAGCATAAGCGGAAGTTTCAAGGTCTCCTCGACGGTGATATGCAACGACCTGCCGCCCATGGAGCCCGGCGAGGACCTCAGGGACAAGGATATCGTCACCTGCAGCTACTACGTTAACGAAGCGGCCAGGAGCGACATGTTGGCCTGCACTATCAGCGGGCAGGAGGCCATGATACTCGAGTTTAGTCGAGCGGGCGATGACAGCGTGCGCTGCACTAGAATTACACTGGAGCCAGGATTATTTACAACATCCGTGCCCGAAGATTTCTGTTACCTGCGCTTCGTCGACCTGCAGTTCTACAATGAATCTTCACTATCGATACTGGCCCAGTCCATAAATGCGGGACCTGGCATGCGACCGCATAGCTTCTTTATACAATTCTCACTGACCGCGGCGCTGAATTACAGCACACAGCACCGAATGGGACCTCTGGTCAAGCTGAGCGAGACTACTATGTCGCAAAGCATCCATGACATAGTCGATGGCGCCGCCTTCAAGGGACTGGACGGATTTAGCGACATGTTGGCCGTCTCGGGCAGCAGGAAGGTGGCCACCGTTCTCTCAGATCGCAAGCGCAAGATGACCATTTTCGAGATGgaaatcgaggaggaggaggacgacacGGAGATGTCGCAGGCCTCGTTTCTGGACATCAGCAAGGAGTCGGTGCTGGCTGGCGTTCCCGATGCGGAGAAACAGGAGGCGTAG
- the LOC6619754 gene encoding uncharacterized protein LOC6619754: MEFNNRLLLKIIELAIAIACIVLYETVGNLSLHPVIVAGTVGGYTVICGVLLIGHVLNSLVEKRLNALFSLIGCLLFVASGALVIDEWHGGLLNTDRKRQAIGAGSLMIINAAVFLLDTLCICRTRQEVPVLVEESRKNKVEIDRF; the protein is encoded by the exons ATGGAGTTCAACAATCGCCTCTTGCTGAAGATCATCGAGCTG gccatcgccatcgcctgCATTGTGCTGTACGAGACGGTCGGAAACTTGTCCCTCCATCCGGTGATTGTGGCCGGCACCGTTGGTGGCTACACCGTCATCTGCGGCGTCCTGCTGATCG GCCATGTGCTCAACTCGCTGGTGGAGAAGCGACTGAACGCCCTGTTCTCGCTGATCGGCTGCCTGCTGTTCGTGGCCTCCGGAGCTCTGGTGATCGATGAGTGGCACGGCGGACTCCTGAACACGGACAGGAAGCGCCAGGCCATCGGCGCCGGATCCCTGATGATCATCAATGCGGCCGTCTTCCTTCTGGACACCCTCTGCATCTGCCGGAC ACGGCAGGAGGTGCCCGTTTTGGTGGAGGAGTCGAGGAAAAATAAAGTCGAGATAGATCGCTTTTAG
- the LOC6619756 gene encoding U3 small nucleolar RNA-associated protein 6 homolog, with product MAEFIAEMQERLLPEYEQMKNYSVFTADQVREIVSRRERLFLKINKSHQSITDYLDFILYEKHMHMTIVDKEKKMHVKLTGLKASIATRIMRLYREALAKFNHDRRLWSNWIKFSKKSNPVEVAGIYEKMLLYHGDSPDLWVDAALWLYEFNRLNIDRVKDILLRGLQRHPDSEALNKCFFDIMLKEAALANNERNLAENTLSEQDIKLERVEAVYRNSMANITQLDYFVKLLESCEDHQELTGKLQRMIIDDMQEKFPREPGLWDLLAQRELRGFHLGDLEEEDLDTSDEEPASKKSRSVNGRSLKRRIQLCVTVYKSAVEELQTTEMWNMYLDAMLALNSDGKTERILKQQCLADALQAGHRSQLMGVKHYATLRKMLCTAPSGREAAVTILTEALKNDSSVEMHELLLATHIQSDSEPLIYELFNKIQKSMGSEALPLWRSVILYYRTRQDSLGARRLDEIYGLACKAAWPEFGELRSDYLRYLWQERSVEEARKEYAKLAVLPPMSLALHRQMVQLESSAAACDQASLKYWRMCYDFMACYFGKTQPRVWVEYLAFERDHGEAKNISLLTQRALSTLEPQYVAAFEAERALAYVGASI from the exons ATGGCCGAGTTCATAGCTGAGATGCAGGAGCGCCTGCTGCCGGAGTACGAGCAGATGAAGAACTACAGCGTATTCACGGCGGATCAGGTCAG AGAAATCGTTAGCAGGCGGGAACGCCTGTTCCTGAAGATCAACAAGAGCCACCAGAGCATCACGGACTACCTGGACTTTATACTGTACGAGAAGCACATGCACATGACTATCGTGGACAAGGAGAAGAAGATGCACGTTAAATTGACCGGTTTGAAGGCCTCCATAGCCACGCGGATCATGCGCCTGTACAGAGAGGCCCTGGCCAAGTTCAACCACGACAGACGGCTGTGGAGCAACTGGATCAAGTTCAGCAAGAAGTCAAATCCCGTCGAGGTGGCGGGCATATACGAGAAGATGCTGCTG TACCATGGTGACTCGCCGGATCTTTGGGTGGACGCCGCCTTATGGCTGTACGAGTTTAATCGGCTCAACATCGATCGAGTCAAGGACATCCTGCTGCGCGGTTTGCAGAGACATCCGGATTCCGAGGCACTTAACAAGTGCTTCTTTGACATTATGCTGAAAGAGGCTGCCCTGGCCAACAACGAACGCAATCTAGCCGAGAACACGCTCTCGGAACAGGACATCAAACTGGAACGCGTGGAGGCGGTCTACCGCAACAGCATGGCCAATATTACCCAATTGGACTACTTCGTTAAGCTTCTAGAAAGCTGTGAGGATCATCAGGAGCTGACGGGCAAGCTGCAGCGCATGATAATCGATGATATGCAGGAGAAGTTCCCCCGGGAGCCGGGGTTGTGGGATTTGCTTGCCCAGCGAGAGCTACGCGGCTTTCATCTGGGCGACCTGGAGGAAGAGGACTTGGATACCAGTGACGAAGAGCCGGCCAGCAAGAAATCCCGCTCCGTAAATGGCCGCTCTCTCAAGCGACGCATTCAACTCTGCGTGACTGTATACAAATCGGCGGTGGAGGAGCTGCAAACGACAGAAATGTGGAATATGTATTTGGATGCCATGCTGGCCCTCAATAGCGATGGAAAGACGGAGCGTATCCTAAAGCAACAGTGCCTAGCGGATGCCCTGCAGGCCGGTCATCGCTCTCAGTTGATGGGCGTGAAGCACTATGCCACACTGAGAAAGATGCTCTGCACTGCTCCGAGTGGAAGGGAGGCAGCTGTCACCATACTCACGGAAGCCCTGAAGAACGATTCTTCGGTGGAGATGCACGAGCTTCTTCTGGCCACGCACATTCAAAGCGACAGTGAGCCATTGATCTATGAGCTGTTCAACAAGATCCAGAAGAGCATGGGCAGCGAGGCGTTGCCGCTGTGGCGCAGTGTCATTCTGTATTATCGCACTCGGCAGGACAGCTTGGGCGCACGCCGGCTGGATGAGATCTACGGCCTGGCCTGCAAGGCTGCGTGGCCGGAGTTTGGCGAGCTGCGCTCCGATTATTTGCGCTATCTGTGGCAGGAACGGTCCGTCGAGGAAGCACGCAAGGAGTACGCCAAGCTGGCCGTTCTACCGCCCATGTCGCTGGCGCTGCACCGCCAAATGGTTCAGCTGGAGTCCAGTGCGGCAGCTTGC GACCAGGCCAGCCTGAAATACTGGCGCATGTGCTACGACTTTATGGCCTGCTACTTCGGCAAGACACAGCCGCGCGTTTGGGTGGAGTACCTCGCCTTCGAGCGGGATCACGGCGAGGCGAAGAACATATCCCTGCTCACCCAGCGTGCCCTCAGCACCCTAGAGCCGCAATATGTCGCCGCGTTTGAGGCTGAGCGGGCACTGGCCTATGTGGGCGCCTCGATATAG
- the LOC6619753 gene encoding acylphosphatase-1, which produces MAGQKEEILGCDFEVRGKLPKEAFELFAVVQANTLGLRGFITQVSEEKFKGRLEGEGKVIDAFKKFILAASEFVQAIKEFIIKNLKVIKEYTYKTFEIKVERK; this is translated from the coding sequence ATGGCCGGCCAAAAGGAGGAGATCTTGGGCTGTGACTTTGAGGTGCGTGGCAAGTTGCCCAAGGAAGCCTTCGAGCTGTTTGCAGTGGTCCAGGCCAATACACTGGGACTCCGGGGATTCATCACCCAGGTGTCCGAGGAGAAGTTCAAGGGTCGTCTGGAGGGCGAGGGCAAGGTGATCGATGCCTTCAAGAAGTTCATCCTGGCCGCCTCCGAGTTCGTGCAGGCCATCAAGGAGTTCATCATCAAGAACCTGAAAGTCATCAAGGAATACACCTACAAGACCTTCGAAATCAAAGTGGAACGGAAATGA
- the LOC6619758 gene encoding anaphase-promoting complex subunit 4 isoform X1 has product MAQTSSMKLLGARNMSCIVERMEWNNKMDLIAYGTEKGEVVIQRLNWQKIVTFPTPGEDVRVRSLSWQMDETLLAVGYSNGKVALLDAESGTIISGLIYEDDIKKVYFSKAINSKENLGTYTCNVKDKHRKFLPKLQPMTNIDPCLKTLDQKSFPKGSPCFLVVIMRSGKVHLLLLGALQAGSIDLTQHILHPQEFDVYDVRMNGDCNAIYALLRDGQELILLHFQNQVLQDCMAPMLELATHCAHILETKNYINDTQQCLTEAWETVQLEMDNKLTRYANSQPYGVISAHFLELHVFGFATFEVEEFLFETLSEKGFKKIANSVDLSLSNLQSLVFKQLNGAAINMFYFLNTIAGFGRMSHFFESLISPDVANEAMRACGAFVLKVHELQRTIDTLAYDMKLFHAWMIFTILRLSHQEIPDDLVLTEEENIAMADFICAMEPELDDRSDDEDELDSQSETPPPARSKFNLERVGQYLDNAYLTQPYPRDPTQLWEEMVTENECLSHCKLFVPHDTNLSLVQQRDKMFNAIDAVFHKPTESISGSFKVSSTVICNDLPPMEPGEDLRDKDIVTCSYYVNEAARSDMLACTISGQEAMILEFSRAGDDSVRCTRITLEPGLFTTSVPEDFCYLRFVDLQFYNESSLSILAQSINAGPGMRPHSFFIQFSLTAALNYSTQHRMGPLVKLSETTMSQSIHDIVDGAAFKGLDGFSDMLAVSGSRKVATVLSDRKRKMTIFEMEIEEEEDDTEMSQASFLDISKESVLAGVPDAEKQEA; this is encoded by the exons ATGGCACAAACGAGCTCCATGAAGTTGCTGGGCGCCCGCAACATGTCCTGCATTGTGGAGCGCATGGAGTGGAACAACAAGATGGATCTAATTGCCTACGGAACGGAAAAGG GTGAGGTGGTCATCCAGCGTCTGAACTGGCAGAAGATTGTCACATTTCCCACGCCCGGCGAGGATGTGCGGGTGCGTTCGCTCAGCTGGCAAATGGACGAGACACTACTGGCGGTTGGCTACAGCAACGGCAAGGTGGCGCTACTGGACGCCGAGAGCGGAACGATCATATCAGGCCTCATTTACGAGGACGACATCAAGAAGGTCTACTTCAGCAAGGCCATCAACTCGAAGGAGAACCTAG GAACGTACACATGTAATGTCAAGGATAAACACCGAAAGTTCCTGCCCAAGCTGCAGCCAATGACCAATATTGATCCATGCCTGAAAACCCTGGACCAAAAGTCCTTTCCAAAGGGATCGCCTTGCTTTCTGGTGGTGATAATGCGCAGCGGCAAAGTGCACCTACTGCTTCTGGGAGCCCTGCAGGCGGGCAGCATCGATCTCACCCAGCACATTCTGCATCCGCAGGAGTTCGATGTGTACGATGTGAGGATGAACGGAGACTGTAATGCCATTTATGCGCTTTTGCGGGACGGTCAGGAGCTGATATTGCTGCACTTTCAAAACCAGGTGCTGCAGGATTGCATGGCACCCATGCTGGAGCTGGCAACGCATTGTGCCCACATCCTGGAAACGAAGAA CTATATTAATGACACGCAACAATGTTTGACGGAGGCATGGGAGACCGTGCAGTTGGAAATGGACAATAAGCTGACCAGGTACGCCAATTCCCAGCCGTACGGAGTGATATCTGCGCATTTTTTGGAGCTGCACGTCTTTGGATTCGCTACCTTCGAGGTAGaagagtttttgttcga GACTCTTTCCGAGAAGGGGTTTAAGAAGATTGCCAACTCGGTGGACCTCAGTCTAAGCAATCTGCAGAGCCTAGTGTTCAAGCAACTGAATGGAGCCGCCATCAACATGTTCTATTTCCTCAACACAATTGCGGGATTCGGTCGCATGTCGCACTTCTTTGAG TCCCTAATATCTCCGGATGTGGCCAACGAAGCGATGCGAGCTTGTGGAGCATTTGTGCTCAAAGTACACGAGCTGCAGCGAACAATCGACACGTTGGCGTACGACATGAAGCTCTTTCACGCCTGGATGATATTCACAATACTCCGGCTGTCGCATCAAGAGATTCCCGATGACCTGGTGCTAACCGAGGAGGAGAACATTGCCATGGCCGACTTCATCTGCGCCATGGAACCGGAATTGGACGATCGCAGCGATGATGAGGATGAACTGGATTCGCAATCCGAAACGCCACCGCCCGCGCGcagcaaattcaatttggaaCGGGTGGGCCAGTATCTGGACAATGCCTACCTCACACAGCCCTATCCCAGGGATCCAACCCAGCTGTGGGAGGAGATGGTAACCGAAAACGAATGCCTCAGCCACTGTAAACTGTTTGTCCCCCACGACACGAACCTGTCGCTTGTGCAGCAGCGCGACAAGATGTTCAATGCCATCGATGCCGTATTCCACAAGCCAACGGAGAGCATAAGCGGAAGTTTCAAGGTCTCCTCGACGGTGATATGCAACGACCTGCCGCCCATGGAGCCCGGCGAGGACCTCAGGGACAAGGATATCGTCACCTGCAGCTACTACGTTAACGAAGCGGCCAGGAGCGACATGTTGGCCTGCACTATCAGCGGGCAGGAGGCCATGATACTCGAGTTTAGTCGAGCGGGCGATGACAGCGTGCGCTGCACTAGAATTACACTGGAGCCAGGATTATTTACAACATCCGTGCCCGAAGATTTCTGTTACCTGCGCTTCGTCGACCTGCAGTTCTACAATGAATCTTCACTATCGATACTGGCCCAGTCCATAAATGCGGGACCTGGCATGCGACCGCATAGCTTCTTTATACAATTCTCACTGACCGCGGCGCTGAATTACAGCACACAGCACCGAATGGGACCTCTGGTCAAGCTGAGCGAGACTACTATGTCGCAAAGCATCCATGACATAGTCGATGGCGCCGCCTTCAAGGGACTGGACGGATTTAGCGACATGTTGGCCGTCTCGGGCAGCAGGAAGGTGGCCACCGTTCTCTCAGATCGCAAGCGCAAGATGACCATTTTCGAGATGgaaatcgaggaggaggaggacgacacGGAGATGTCGCAGGCCTCGTTTCTGGACATCAGCAAGGAGTCGGTGCTGGCTGGCGTTCCCGATGCGGAGAAACAGGAGGCGTAG